The following are encoded in a window of Alosa sapidissima isolate fAloSap1 chromosome 10, fAloSap1.pri, whole genome shotgun sequence genomic DNA:
- the LOC121719965 gene encoding neuronal pentraxin-1: MPGLAGGPDPGRLFPVFLKTLLLVALFCGSDASAPEYDYVSHPRFICTPIPADADPGCFPTAGGPLGASTGGPSSSGGGSSGGSGGSGSSWWGLPEEAKSTILHLRESLVQQKETILDQRDKIRELTAKLAMCEGFGRGMGPHDSHLGLSPHLTHHTLTPHHSGYPDSGHPSDPEGHYPSMSLGGHHRTAALGDKHAGEMTPSSSSSPEQLERMLHALKERLESLQTRNTSTTYSNSLKDLLQRKIYALEQQLSHHTSMHGRDHDDGHPNNGHYDNDDHRGERHEGEHDNDTDHDDIPHDLGHFDAHRADGSHDDRHLGGDDDDDDDSIEDDNDLDSHTYPRSSYHTQGHRTPGGHNSNLDAVLNHLQHRLTDTGSRKKSKGPDGFQIGFPMRTNYMYGRLKQTLTHEIFSLTLCLWLKAGAGPGLGTPFSYSVPGQANELVLIEWGNNPMELLVNDRAVTLPLSLSDGKWHHVCVTWSTRDGLWEAYQDGVKRGSGENLSAWHPIKPGGVFILGQEQDTLGGRFDATQAFVGEISDLQMWSHILTGHDIYNLASCNGHMAGDIIAWSESALELHGGVTSYPFDPCH; encoded by the exons ATGCCAGGACTCGCCGGAGGCCCAGACCCAGGGAGACTCTTCCCAGTCTTTCTCAAGACTCTCCTGCTGGTGGCGCTGTTCTGCGGCAGCGATGCCAGCGCGCCCGAGTACGACTACGTCTCCCACCCGCGCTTCATCTGCACCCCCATCCCCGCGGACGCTGACCCCGGCTGCTTCCCCACAGCTGGGGGGCCTCTAGGGGCCAGCACCGGTGGGCCCAGCAGCAGTGGTGGAGGCAGTAGTGGAGGCAGTGGCGGCAGTGGAAGCAGCTGGTGGGGGCTCCCGGAGGAGGCCAAAAGCACCATCCTGCACCTGCGGGAGAGCCTGGTCCAGCAGAAGGAGACCATCCTGGACCAGAGGGACAAGATCCGGGAGCTGACGGCCAAGCTGGCCATGTGCGAGGGCTTTGGCCGAGGCATGGGCCCTCACGACAGCCACCTGGGGCTCTCACCTCACCTGAcgcaccacacactcacacctcacCACTCTGGTTACCCCGACAGTGGTCACCCCAGCGACCCCGAGGGGCACTACCCGTCCATGAGCCTGGGGGGCCACCACAGGACGGCAGCTCTCGGGGACAAGCACGCAGGCGAGATGACGCCGTCGTCATCGTCGTCGCCGgaacagctggagaggatgctgcACGCGCTGAAGGAACGGCTGGAGAGTCTACAG ACCCGCAACACCTCCACTACCTACTCAAATTCACTCAAAGACCTCCTGCAACGGAAAATTTATGCTCTCGAGCAACAGCTCAGTCATCACACCAGTATGCATGGCAGGGACCACGATGATGGACATCCCAACAACGGTCACTATGACAATGACGATCACCGTGGCGAGCGCCACGAAGGTGAGCACGACAACGATACTGACCATGATGACATACCTCATGACCTTGGGCACTTTGACGCACACCGCGCCGATGGAAGTCACGACGACAGACACCTCGGTggagatgatgatgacgatgatgacaGCATCGAAGATGATAATGACCTGGACAGCCACACATACCCCAGGTCATCCTATCACACGCAAGGACACAGGACACCTGGTGGACACAACAGCAATCTGGATGCTGTCCTGAACCACCTTCAgcacagactcacagacacag GTTCCCGTAAGAAGAGCAAGGGTCCGGATGGGTTCCAGATCGGGTTCCCCATGCGGACCAACTACATGTATGGGCGTTTGAAGCAGACCCTCACCCATGAGATCTTCTCCCTCACCCTGTGCCTGTGGCTGAAGGCGGGCGCTGGACCCGGGCTGGGAACGCCCTTCTCCTACTCTGTGCCCGGCCAGGCCAATGAGCTGGTGCTCATCGAGTGGGGAAACAACCCCATGGAACTGCTGGTCAACGACAGg gcggtcACCCTACCCCTCTCGTTGAGTGACGGGAAGTGGCACCACGTGTGTGTGACATGGTCGACTCGTGACGGGCTGTGGGAGGCGTACCAGGATGGCGTGAAGAGGGGTTCAGGGGAGAATCTCTCCGCGTGGCATCCTATCAAGCCCGGAGGAGTTTTCATCCTGGGGCAGGAACAG GATACACTTGGCGGTCGCTTTGATGCCACCCAGGCGTTCGTGGGTGAGATCTCTGACCTGCAGATGTGGTCTCACATCCTCACTGGCCACGACATCTACAACCTGGCCTCTTGCAACGGACACATGGCCGGGGACATTATTGCCTGGTCGGAGTCTGCTCTGGAGCTGCATGGTGGAGTCACCAGCTACCCCTTTGACCCCTGTCACTAA
- the zgc:158689 gene encoding brain-specific angiogenesis inhibitor 1-associated protein 2 isoform X1 yields the protein MSRSDEVNKMTENVYKGILDQFNPSLKNFVAMGKHYEKALAGVTVAAKGYFDALVKLGELASDSQGSKELGDTLFQMAEVHRQIQVQLEDVLKLFHSELLTQLEQKLDLDIKYLTATLKKYQSERKSKAESIERCQSQLKKLRRKSQGSRHPNKYGDREMQYVELMSRRQGELDTLVAVGYRSALTEERRRYCFLVDRQCAVTKLLINYHCKVRELLSQKLSSWQQSCSQPTKLPERALNLLRHTAPQTSGASGIAEVLRHAKLGAAQPGEQRLSVQEVPPLLNGDRSQQQRIVQSSQSDSLSQTSPGPQSFRALTAALTDPLHTSPSSSNGSTTTASTSSSGGPALSQHAPLYVTTSSSSSLQCPLTSLPPVLTLSPGPPSSHSSPMQGLTSAPHSPPLPHSAPLSRAMTPVPSGHPGIGSSLPIGHPQMMKATEVYATSTLPLPRRPISEARIGGVGSTLPRVLPLSPPTRVEAQFAHAPSTSIGGGLGGGGGGGGGSCLLPFLPGDILILLISEPRDGWHYGQNERTGRKGWFPFSYTQPFPSSADQQEQRCGNTSLLLSKVNSTSTGQLDKLEKLIPSGPLLLSPDSEDEGSVSSQRVSTFRPRPYSMVNPDTNQISSEFASPPPSPTRTNPFAHIRLRKTVTNDRSAPVIE from the exons ATGTCTCGCTCTGATGAGGTCAACAAGATGACTGAAAACGTATACAAG GGGATCCTGGACCAGTTCAATCCCAgtctaaagaactttgttgccATGGGGAAGCATTATGAAAAGGCCCTTGCAG GAGTGACTGTGGCTGCCAAGGGCTACTTTGATGCACTGGTCAAACTAGGAGAACTGGCCAGCGACAGCCAGGGATCAAAGGAGCTGG gtgACACACTGTTCCAAATGGCAGAAGTGCACAGGCAGATCCAGGTCCAGCTGGAGGATGTG CTGAAGCTCTTTCATTCGGAACTCCTCACTCAGCTGGAGCAGAAGTTAGACTTGGACATCAAATACTTGACT GCGACACTGAAGAAGTACCAGAGCGAGAGGAAGTCTAAGGCGGAGTCCATCGAGCGCTGCCAATCCCAGCTGAAGAAACTGCGCAGGAAGAGTCAAGGAAGCAGACACCCCAACAAATATGGAGACCGAGAGATGCAG TATGTTGAGCTGATGAGCAGACGACAGGGGGAGCTGGACACGCTGGTTGCCGTGGGTTACCGCTCGGCCCTGACGGAGGAGCGGCGGAGGTACTGCTTCCTAGTGGATCGGCAGTGCGCCGTCACCAAGCTGCTCATCAACTACCACTGTAAG GTGAGGGAGCTCCTCTCTCAGAAACTGTCATCATGGCAACAGTCGTGTTCTCAGCCCACAAAGCTTCCAGAGAGAGCGCTCAACCTGCTCCGCCACACCGCCCCACAGACCTCAGGGGCTTCTGGGATAGCTGAGGTCCTCCGGCATGCTAAGCTGGGGGCAGCACAACCAGGGGAACAG AGGCTATCTGTGCAGGAAGTCCCGCCTTTACTCAATGGTGATCGCTCTCAGCAACAGCGCATCGTCCAGTCCTCGCAGAGCGATAGCCTGTCCCAGACTTCCCCTGGGCCCCAGAGCTTCCGAGCCCTGACCGCTGCCCTGACAGACCCTCTTCACACTTCTCCTAGCAGCAGCAATGgcagcaccaccaccgccaGCACCAGCAGCTCTGGAGGACCAGCCCTATCCCAGCATGCACCTCTGTATGTCACCACCTCCAGCAGCTCTAGCCTGCAGTGTCCGCTGACGTCTTTGCCCCCCGTCCTGACCCTGAGCCCCGGACCTCCGTCCTCACACAGCAGCCCGATGCAAGGCCTCACTTCCGCGCCCCACAGCCCTCCACTGCCCCACAGTGCACCTCTCTCCAGGGCCATGACCCCCGTGCCCTCTGGGCACCCGGGCATTGGCAGCTCTCTGCCCATCGGTCACCCCCAGATGATGAAGGCCACAGAGGTGTACGCCACCTCAACACTGCCTCTACCCAGAAGACCCATCAGTGAAGCACGAATTGGAGGTGTGG GCTCTACTCTTCCTCGAGTGCTTCCTCTGTCTCCACCAACCCGAGTAGAGGCCCAGTTTGCCCACGCTCCTTCCACCTCTATTGGGGGAGgactgggaggaggaggaggaggtggtggggggtCGTGTCTGCTGCCCTTCCTCCCAGGagacatcctcatcctcctcatcagTGAGCCCAGGGACGGCTGGCACTATGGCCAGAATGAGCGGACAGGACG GAAAGGCTGGTTTCCTTTCTCTTACACTCAACCTTTCCCCAGCTCAGCAGATCAGCAGGAGCAAAGGTGCGGAAACAC CTCTCTCCTGCTGTCCAAGGTTAACAGCACCAGCACCGGGCAGCTGGACAAGCTGGAGAAGCTGATTCCGTCCGGCCCGCTGCTGCTGAGCCCAGACTCAGAGGACGAGGGCTCGGTCTCCTCCCAGAGGGTCAGCACCTTCAGGCCCCGTCCCTACAGCATGGTCAACCCGGACACCAACCAG ATCTCATCTGAGTTTGCCTCACCACCTCCCTCACCAACCAG GACCAACCCCTTTGCTCACATCCGCCTCAGGAAGACGGTGACCAACGACCGCTCGGCACCCGTCATTGAGTAG
- the zgc:158689 gene encoding brain-specific angiogenesis inhibitor 1-associated protein 2 isoform X3 has protein sequence MSRSDEVNKMTENVYKGILDQFNPSLKNFVAMGKHYEKALAGVTVAAKGYFDALVKLGELASDSQGSKELGDTLFQMAEVHRQIQVQLEDVLKLFHSELLTQLEQKLDLDIKYLTATLKKYQSERKSKAESIERCQSQLKKLRRKSQGSRHPNKYGDREMQYVELMSRRQGELDTLVAVGYRSALTEERRRYCFLVDRQCAVTKLLINYHCKVRELLSQKLSSWQQSCSQPTKLPERALNLLRHTAPQTSGASGIAEVLRHAKLGAAQPGEQRLSVQEVPPLLNGDRSQQQRIVQSSQSDSLSQTSPGPQSFRALTAALTDPLHTSPSSSNGSTTTASTSSSGGPALSQHAPLYVTTSSSSSLQCPLTSLPPVLTLSPGPPSSHSSPMQGLTSAPHSPPLPHSAPLSRAMTPVPSGHPGIGSSLPIGHPQMMKATEVYATSTLPLPRRPISEARIGGVGSTLPRVLPLSPPTRVEAQFAHAPSTSIGGGLGGGGGGGGGSCLLPFLPGDILILLISEPRDGWHYGQNERTGRKGWFPFSYTQPFPSSADQQEQRCGNTSLLLSKVNSTSTGQLDKLEKLIPSGPLLLSPDSEDEGSVSSQRVSTFRPRPYSMVNPDTNQQTAAKAVHRQQMGRVKVEDLI, from the exons ATGTCTCGCTCTGATGAGGTCAACAAGATGACTGAAAACGTATACAAG GGGATCCTGGACCAGTTCAATCCCAgtctaaagaactttgttgccATGGGGAAGCATTATGAAAAGGCCCTTGCAG GAGTGACTGTGGCTGCCAAGGGCTACTTTGATGCACTGGTCAAACTAGGAGAACTGGCCAGCGACAGCCAGGGATCAAAGGAGCTGG gtgACACACTGTTCCAAATGGCAGAAGTGCACAGGCAGATCCAGGTCCAGCTGGAGGATGTG CTGAAGCTCTTTCATTCGGAACTCCTCACTCAGCTGGAGCAGAAGTTAGACTTGGACATCAAATACTTGACT GCGACACTGAAGAAGTACCAGAGCGAGAGGAAGTCTAAGGCGGAGTCCATCGAGCGCTGCCAATCCCAGCTGAAGAAACTGCGCAGGAAGAGTCAAGGAAGCAGACACCCCAACAAATATGGAGACCGAGAGATGCAG TATGTTGAGCTGATGAGCAGACGACAGGGGGAGCTGGACACGCTGGTTGCCGTGGGTTACCGCTCGGCCCTGACGGAGGAGCGGCGGAGGTACTGCTTCCTAGTGGATCGGCAGTGCGCCGTCACCAAGCTGCTCATCAACTACCACTGTAAG GTGAGGGAGCTCCTCTCTCAGAAACTGTCATCATGGCAACAGTCGTGTTCTCAGCCCACAAAGCTTCCAGAGAGAGCGCTCAACCTGCTCCGCCACACCGCCCCACAGACCTCAGGGGCTTCTGGGATAGCTGAGGTCCTCCGGCATGCTAAGCTGGGGGCAGCACAACCAGGGGAACAG AGGCTATCTGTGCAGGAAGTCCCGCCTTTACTCAATGGTGATCGCTCTCAGCAACAGCGCATCGTCCAGTCCTCGCAGAGCGATAGCCTGTCCCAGACTTCCCCTGGGCCCCAGAGCTTCCGAGCCCTGACCGCTGCCCTGACAGACCCTCTTCACACTTCTCCTAGCAGCAGCAATGgcagcaccaccaccgccaGCACCAGCAGCTCTGGAGGACCAGCCCTATCCCAGCATGCACCTCTGTATGTCACCACCTCCAGCAGCTCTAGCCTGCAGTGTCCGCTGACGTCTTTGCCCCCCGTCCTGACCCTGAGCCCCGGACCTCCGTCCTCACACAGCAGCCCGATGCAAGGCCTCACTTCCGCGCCCCACAGCCCTCCACTGCCCCACAGTGCACCTCTCTCCAGGGCCATGACCCCCGTGCCCTCTGGGCACCCGGGCATTGGCAGCTCTCTGCCCATCGGTCACCCCCAGATGATGAAGGCCACAGAGGTGTACGCCACCTCAACACTGCCTCTACCCAGAAGACCCATCAGTGAAGCACGAATTGGAGGTGTGG GCTCTACTCTTCCTCGAGTGCTTCCTCTGTCTCCACCAACCCGAGTAGAGGCCCAGTTTGCCCACGCTCCTTCCACCTCTATTGGGGGAGgactgggaggaggaggaggaggtggtggggggtCGTGTCTGCTGCCCTTCCTCCCAGGagacatcctcatcctcctcatcagTGAGCCCAGGGACGGCTGGCACTATGGCCAGAATGAGCGGACAGGACG GAAAGGCTGGTTTCCTTTCTCTTACACTCAACCTTTCCCCAGCTCAGCAGATCAGCAGGAGCAAAGGTGCGGAAACAC CTCTCTCCTGCTGTCCAAGGTTAACAGCACCAGCACCGGGCAGCTGGACAAGCTGGAGAAGCTGATTCCGTCCGGCCCGCTGCTGCTGAGCCCAGACTCAGAGGACGAGGGCTCGGTCTCCTCCCAGAGGGTCAGCACCTTCAGGCCCCGTCCCTACAGCATGGTCAACCCGGACACCAACCAG CAGACTGCTGCTAAAGCGGTCCACAGACAACAGATGGGCAGAGTAAAAGTAGAAG ATCTCATCTGA
- the zgc:158689 gene encoding brain-specific angiogenesis inhibitor 1-associated protein 2 isoform X2 yields MSRSDEVNKMTENVYKGILDQFNPSLKNFVAMGKHYEKALAGVTVAAKGYFDALVKLGELASDSQGSKELGDTLFQMAEVHRQIQVQLEDVLKLFHSELLTQLEQKLDLDIKYLTATLKKYQSERKSKAESIERCQSQLKKLRRKSQGSRHPNKYGDREMQYVELMSRRQGELDTLVAVGYRSALTEERRRYCFLVDRQCAVTKLLINYHCKVRELLSQKLSSWQQSCSQPTKLPERALNLLRHTAPQTSGASGIAEVLRHAKLGAAQPGEQRLSVQEVPPLLNGDRSQQQRIVQSSQSDSLSQTSPGPQSFRALTAALTDPLHTSPSSSNGSTTTASTSSSGGPALSQHAPLYVTTSSSSSLQCPLTSLPPVLTLSPGPPSSHSSPMQGLTSAPHSPPLPHSAPLSRAMTPVPSGHPGIGSSLPIGHPQMMKATEVYATSTLPLPRRPISEARIGGSTLPRVLPLSPPTRVEAQFAHAPSTSIGGGLGGGGGGGGGSCLLPFLPGDILILLISEPRDGWHYGQNERTGRKGWFPFSYTQPFPSSADQQEQRCGNTSLLLSKVNSTSTGQLDKLEKLIPSGPLLLSPDSEDEGSVSSQRVSTFRPRPYSMVNPDTNQISSEFASPPPSPTRTNPFAHIRLRKTVTNDRSAPVIE; encoded by the exons ATGTCTCGCTCTGATGAGGTCAACAAGATGACTGAAAACGTATACAAG GGGATCCTGGACCAGTTCAATCCCAgtctaaagaactttgttgccATGGGGAAGCATTATGAAAAGGCCCTTGCAG GAGTGACTGTGGCTGCCAAGGGCTACTTTGATGCACTGGTCAAACTAGGAGAACTGGCCAGCGACAGCCAGGGATCAAAGGAGCTGG gtgACACACTGTTCCAAATGGCAGAAGTGCACAGGCAGATCCAGGTCCAGCTGGAGGATGTG CTGAAGCTCTTTCATTCGGAACTCCTCACTCAGCTGGAGCAGAAGTTAGACTTGGACATCAAATACTTGACT GCGACACTGAAGAAGTACCAGAGCGAGAGGAAGTCTAAGGCGGAGTCCATCGAGCGCTGCCAATCCCAGCTGAAGAAACTGCGCAGGAAGAGTCAAGGAAGCAGACACCCCAACAAATATGGAGACCGAGAGATGCAG TATGTTGAGCTGATGAGCAGACGACAGGGGGAGCTGGACACGCTGGTTGCCGTGGGTTACCGCTCGGCCCTGACGGAGGAGCGGCGGAGGTACTGCTTCCTAGTGGATCGGCAGTGCGCCGTCACCAAGCTGCTCATCAACTACCACTGTAAG GTGAGGGAGCTCCTCTCTCAGAAACTGTCATCATGGCAACAGTCGTGTTCTCAGCCCACAAAGCTTCCAGAGAGAGCGCTCAACCTGCTCCGCCACACCGCCCCACAGACCTCAGGGGCTTCTGGGATAGCTGAGGTCCTCCGGCATGCTAAGCTGGGGGCAGCACAACCAGGGGAACAG AGGCTATCTGTGCAGGAAGTCCCGCCTTTACTCAATGGTGATCGCTCTCAGCAACAGCGCATCGTCCAGTCCTCGCAGAGCGATAGCCTGTCCCAGACTTCCCCTGGGCCCCAGAGCTTCCGAGCCCTGACCGCTGCCCTGACAGACCCTCTTCACACTTCTCCTAGCAGCAGCAATGgcagcaccaccaccgccaGCACCAGCAGCTCTGGAGGACCAGCCCTATCCCAGCATGCACCTCTGTATGTCACCACCTCCAGCAGCTCTAGCCTGCAGTGTCCGCTGACGTCTTTGCCCCCCGTCCTGACCCTGAGCCCCGGACCTCCGTCCTCACACAGCAGCCCGATGCAAGGCCTCACTTCCGCGCCCCACAGCCCTCCACTGCCCCACAGTGCACCTCTCTCCAGGGCCATGACCCCCGTGCCCTCTGGGCACCCGGGCATTGGCAGCTCTCTGCCCATCGGTCACCCCCAGATGATGAAGGCCACAGAGGTGTACGCCACCTCAACACTGCCTCTACCCAGAAGACCCATCAGTGAAGCACGAATTGGAG GCTCTACTCTTCCTCGAGTGCTTCCTCTGTCTCCACCAACCCGAGTAGAGGCCCAGTTTGCCCACGCTCCTTCCACCTCTATTGGGGGAGgactgggaggaggaggaggaggtggtggggggtCGTGTCTGCTGCCCTTCCTCCCAGGagacatcctcatcctcctcatcagTGAGCCCAGGGACGGCTGGCACTATGGCCAGAATGAGCGGACAGGACG GAAAGGCTGGTTTCCTTTCTCTTACACTCAACCTTTCCCCAGCTCAGCAGATCAGCAGGAGCAAAGGTGCGGAAACAC CTCTCTCCTGCTGTCCAAGGTTAACAGCACCAGCACCGGGCAGCTGGACAAGCTGGAGAAGCTGATTCCGTCCGGCCCGCTGCTGCTGAGCCCAGACTCAGAGGACGAGGGCTCGGTCTCCTCCCAGAGGGTCAGCACCTTCAGGCCCCGTCCCTACAGCATGGTCAACCCGGACACCAACCAG ATCTCATCTGAGTTTGCCTCACCACCTCCCTCACCAACCAG GACCAACCCCTTTGCTCACATCCGCCTCAGGAAGACGGTGACCAACGACCGCTCGGCACCCGTCATTGAGTAG
- the ndufa3 gene encoding NADH dehydrogenase [ubiquinone] 1 alpha subcomplex subunit 3 has protein sequence MAGIGAFLKNAWSKEPVITASCGIGLLAVIFPFVSPYTKYSGMINRATPYNYPVPVRDDGNMPDVPSHPSDPQGPNLDWLKNF, from the exons ATGGCGGGCA TCGGAGCATTCCTAAAAAATGCATGGAGCAAGGAGCCTGTAATCACAGCCTCCTGTGGGATCGGATTATTAG CGGTTATATTTCCATTCGTGAGCCCATATACCAAGTACTCTGGCATGATCAACAGAGCAACGCCATACAACTATCCAG TCCCAGTCCGAGATGATGGGAACATGCCAGATGTCCCCAGTCACCCAAGTGACCCCCAGGGCCCAAATCTGGACTGGCTGAAGAACTTCTAA
- the tfpt gene encoding TCF3 fusion partner, with the protein MMEDFSGLALPPLFGGHILEAELEPDGVELGPGEVELGPGEGELLDSGEPGPDEEERRELDKRKYLALSKRCKEIEQVNEKILGRLHQVQRITRRLKNERRFLMKTLDTYGDDYRNAQLTILLEDDVGATLECLPGVEDARPNGHASSPSMPQQSTAGTKKKRHRIPKEKEKEAQTDTDLSMLTDTQFTGFPSPNSLSH; encoded by the exons ATGATGGAAGACTTCTCTGGACTGGCATTGCCCCCTCTCTTTGGAGGACACATTCTTGAAGCGGAGTTGGAACCTGACGGAGTTGAGCTTGGACCAGGGGAGGTAGAGCTGGGACCTGGAGAGGGAGAGCTCCTGGATAGTGGAGAGCCAGGGCCAGacgaagaggagagaagagagcttGACAAGAGGAAATACCTGGCACTTAGCAAGAGATGCAAAGAGATAGAACAG GTGAATGAGAAAATTCTTGGACGCCTCCACCAAGTACAAAGGATAACCCGGCGACTAAAGAATGAGAGGAG GTTTTTGATGAAAACGCTGGACACGTACGGAGACGACTATAGGAATGCACAGCTAACTATTCTCCTTGAG GATGATGTTGGAGCCACATTGGAATGTCTGCCTGGAGTGGAAGATGCCAGACCAAATGGCCATGCCAGTTCTCCCTCTATGCCACAGCAATCCACAGCAGGGACAAAAAAGAAGAGGCATCGCATTCCcaaggagaaagaaaaagaggcaCAG ACGGACACAGACCTCTCCATGCTGACAGATACACAATTCACAGGATTCCCCAGCCCAAACTCACTCTCGCACTAA